The Elusimicrobiota bacterium DNA window CGCGTAGCGGTCGATGACGGACTGGAAGTGGGCGCGCGCCTCGACGTAGTTCTTCTTCTGGAACTGGGCCGAGCCGATGCGGAAGAGCGCCGAGACCTTGAGGCTCGAGTCCGGGTACTGCGAGAGGAAGCGCTCGTACTTGGTGATGGCGCCGTCGAAGTCCTTGGCGAGGAAGAAGGAGTCGCCGATGAAGAACTCGGTCTCCTCCTTGAGCACGGACTCCGGGAAGTCGCGGATGAGCTTCTCGAAGGTGGCGGCGGCGAGGAAGGGGCGCTTGGAGAGGAGATAGGTCTTGCCGAGGTAGAAGAGGGCCTCGGGGCTGTTGACGCTCTTGAGGGCCTTCTCGGCGTTCGCGTAGTCCCCCTTGTGCAGGCTCACGATGCCCTGCGCGTAGAGGACCTCGGGGACCTTCAGGTAGTTCGGGTAGGTCTCGCCGAGGAGGAAGAGGTTGGCCTCGGCCTGGCTGAACTGCTCGAGCGCGAGGTTCGCGAAGACGATGCCCATCCAGGACTCGGGGACGATGTAGCTCTTGTTGTAGTCCTTCTCGACCTTGCGCCACTCCTCGATGGCGACGCCCCAGTCCTTGGCGTTATAGGCGCTCTCGCCGAGCCGGTACTGCGCGGAGGCGCTGAGTCCCGACTGCTTCTTGCGGTGGCGCGAGACGACCTGCGTGAAGGCCTCGCGGGCGCGGGTCAGAAGGTCGACGGCCGTGACGTTCTTGGGGGCGAGGAGGCGCGCGGCCGACTGCTTCTTCGAGACGGCCTCGGCCTTGAGGATGGTGAGCGCGTCCTCCATGTACGCCTCGCCGGCCATGAACTGGGCGTCGGCGGCGCGGGGGCTGTCGGGGAAGCGGGAGATGAAGCGCTGGAAGGCGTCGACGGACGCGTTCTTTGCGCGCCCGGCGTCCGAGTAGAGCGAGGAGGCGGATTGGAACATCTCCTCCTCGTCGAGGCCGGAGCCGGCGAACTCCTTTCGGCCGTAGTCGGCGGCGCGCACGGAGGCGGCCGACGCGGCGAGGATGAGGACGGCGATGAGGGATCTTTTCATGGGAGGGTGGGGGCCGGGTGCTTCTCCCGGACCTCTCGGACGAGTTTTTCGGCGAGGGCGTCGTAGGAAACGGCGCCCTGCTTGCCGTCGAGCAGACGGAGCATCACGGAGTCCGCGGCCGCGTCGCGCGGCCCGAGCACCGCCATGTACGGGACCTTCTCCATCGAGGACTCCCGGACCTTGTGCCCCAGCTTCTCGTTGCTCTCGTCGAGCGCGACGCGCAGGCCGGCCGCGCGCAGGCGCGCGGCGAGGGCCCGGGCGGCGGGGGCCTCGTTCTCCGTGAGGGTCAGGATCTTGAGCTGGGTCGGGGCGAGCCAGAGCGGGAAGCGGCCGGCGTAGTGCTCGATGAGGAAGCCGATGAAGCGCTCGTGGGTCCCGAGCGGGGCGCGGTGGATGCAGAGCGGGGTCTCCGACCTGCCCTCGCGGTTCTTGTAGGAGAGGTCGAAGCGGGCGGGGACGGCGAAGTCCACCTGGTTGGTGGCGAGGGTGAACTCCTTGCCGATGGCGCTCCAGACCTGGACGTCCATCTTGGGGCCGTAGAAGGCGGCCTCGTTGGGGACGCGGACGTAGTTGATCTTGCCGTTGATGAGGGCGCGCTCGACGAGCTCCTCGGTCTTGAGCCAGAGTTCGGGCTGGTCCACGTACTTCTTGCCGAGGCCCTCGGCGGCGTGGGTGCTGAAGCGCATGACGTACTTCTCGATGCCGAAGACGCGGAAGTACTCGAGGTACATGCGGCAGACCGCGAGGAACTCCTCCTCGAACTGCTCGAGGGTGCAGTAGATGTGCGCGTCGTTCATCTGCATGGAGCGCACGCGCATGAGGCCGAAGAGCTCGCCGGACTGCTCGTAGCGGTAGCAGGTGCCGTACTCGGCCAGGCGCACGGGCAGGTCGCGGTAGGAGCGCAGCTCGGAGCCGTAGATCTTGTGGTGGTGCGGGCAGTTCATGGGCTTGAGGCAGTACTTCACGCCGTCGAGCTCCATGGGCGGGAACATGCTGTCCTTGTAGTAGGGCAGGTGCCCGCTGCGCAGGTAGATGGCTTCCTTGGCGATGTGCGGGGTCTTCACCCGCAGGTAGCCGGCGGCCGCCTCGGTCTCCTTGGCGAAGGTCTCGAGCTGCTCGATGAGGACTCCGCCGTTGGGCAGCCAGAGCGGCAGGCCCGGGCCGACCTCGTCGTCGAAGGTGAAGATGCGCAGCTCCTTGCCGAGCTTGCGGTGGTCGCGCTTGGCGGACTCCTCGATCTGCACGAGGTGGGCGTCGAGCTCCTCCTTGGTCTTGAAGGCGAGCCCGTAGATGCGCTGGAGCATCGGCCGCTTCTCGTCGCCGCGCCAGTACGCGCCGGCGATGGACATGAGCTTGAAGTGGCGGATCTTCCCCGTGTTGTCCACGTGGGGTCCTCGGCAGAGGTCGGTGAAGTCCCCGTTGGTGTAGTAGCTGATGGTCTCGCCGGCGGGGAGGTCCTCGATGAGCTCGACCTTGAGCTTCTCCCCCTTCGAGCCGAAGTCGCTGAGCGCCTCGGCGCGGGGGTGCTCGGTGCGCACGAAGCGCTGGCGCTCCTTGACGATGGCGCGCATGCGCTCCTCGATGACGGGGAGGTCCTCGGGGACGAAGTGGTGCTCGCTCTCGAAGTCGTAGTAGAAGCCGTGCTCGATGGCGGGACCGATGCCGAGCTTCGTCCCGGGCCAGAGCGCGACGACGGCCTGGGCCATGACGTGGGCGCAGGAGTGTCGGAGCGCGTGGAGGTCGGCGGGGGTCTCGGTGGGAGCGGTGGAGGTCTTCGCGTCTGGGCTCACGTGCACTCTCCGTTGCGGACGATGCAGAACCGCCTCATAGAAGACGAGCCGGCATCGCCGGCCCGTTCACGATAAATGGTGCCCAGTATAGGATTTGAACCTATGACCTCTCCCATGTCAAGGGAGCGCGCTACCACTGCGCCAACTGGGCCTCTGTCGCATCCCTCGCTCCGCTCGGGACTGATGCCCTCGCGAGAGAGGGAGCTTGCTCGCTCGGGTGCTCCCCATGGGGGGTTCCCCCCTCTGGCGCCGTCGGCGCGCATTCGCGCGCCAGGACGGCT harbors:
- the thrS gene encoding threonine--tRNA ligase; the encoded protein is MSPDAKTSTAPTETPADLHALRHSCAHVMAQAVVALWPGTKLGIGPAIEHGFYYDFESEHHFVPEDLPVIEERMRAIVKERQRFVRTEHPRAEALSDFGSKGEKLKVELIEDLPAGETISYYTNGDFTDLCRGPHVDNTGKIRHFKLMSIAGAYWRGDEKRPMLQRIYGLAFKTKEELDAHLVQIEESAKRDHRKLGKELRIFTFDDEVGPGLPLWLPNGGVLIEQLETFAKETEAAAGYLRVKTPHIAKEAIYLRSGHLPYYKDSMFPPMELDGVKYCLKPMNCPHHHKIYGSELRSYRDLPVRLAEYGTCYRYEQSGELFGLMRVRSMQMNDAHIYCTLEQFEEEFLAVCRMYLEYFRVFGIEKYVMRFSTHAAEGLGKKYVDQPELWLKTEELVERALINGKINYVRVPNEAAFYGPKMDVQVWSAIGKEFTLATNQVDFAVPARFDLSYKNREGRSETPLCIHRAPLGTHERFIGFLIEHYAGRFPLWLAPTQLKILTLTENEAPAARALAARLRAAGLRVALDESNEKLGHKVRESSMEKVPYMAVLGPRDAAADSVMLRLLDGKQGAVSYDALAEKLVREVREKHPAPTLP